In a genomic window of Carassius gibelio isolate Cgi1373 ecotype wild population from Czech Republic chromosome A3, carGib1.2-hapl.c, whole genome shotgun sequence:
- the mmp25a gene encoding matrix metalloproteinase-25, which produces MQCFAGIEESGKLDHASLDLMARPRCSLPDTISSEDLLKGKRRGKGKLKRRNTLSRLSWDKTDITWGMQDFPSPSMSPTLHPGLVRLILTSAFRVWSDVTPLRFHPSPNGPSPQIDIKITFASSYHEDGYPFDGKGGNLAHAFFPGKGDLAGDTHFDDGESWSYGDWSSATDLFTVAVHEFGHALGLFHSSSNDSIMYPYYHGPVGDMHSYSLSLDDRLRIQALYGERQDFKPSPSVVTPTTHLSHSSTPAPPNHPYHPPASADRCQGGYDAVANIRGEVLFFRGPHFWRVHHSGSLISLTPALIHSFWMGLPPETAKVDAVYERRDGHILFFIGNQYWVFRDTVSLPGYPRPLSEWGLRSSAGGLPERVEAVFVWPHNGKTYLFSGGEYWRFDELGAERKLEEGYPKPASIWGMPSHPDDIIGFVDGDTYFFKESNYWILRRGGLDQESASPKSIAIDWMNCEGHISTNTPEIPRRDKDCTCVQSTAAMICLLSYFIYPVITGWILVIVFY; this is translated from the exons ATGCAGTGTTTTGCGGGTATTGAAGAGTCTGGCAAACTAG ATCATGCCAGTTTAGATCTGATGGCCAGACCTCGCTGCTCTCTGCCGGACACCATCAGCTCTGAGGATCTGTTGAAAGGAAAGAGAAGAGGTAAAGGGAAGCTGAAGAGAAGAAACACTCTGTCAAGACTGAGCTGGGACAAGACTGACATCACCTGGGG CATGCAAGACTTTCCCTCTCCTTCCATGTCTCCCACTTTGCATCCAGGGCTGGTGAGGCTCATTTTGACCTCTGCCTTCCGAGTATGGAGTGATGTCACGCCTCTGCGTTTCCACCCTTCTCCAAATGGCCCATCACCACAGATAGACATCAAAATCACCTTTGCCAGCAGCTACCATGAGGATGGATATCCTTTTGATGGCAAGGGGGGCAATCTGGCACACGCATTCTTCCCAGGAAAGGGAGATCTTGCTGGTGACACACACTTTGATGATGGAGAGAGCTGGAGCTATGGAG ATTGGAGCAGTGCCACAGATTTATTCACAGTCGCAGTTCATGAGTTTGGTCATGCTTTAGGCCTTTTTCACTCATCCTCCAATGACTCCATCATGTATCCTTATTATCATGGTCCTGTGGGAGACATGCACAGTTACTCCTTATCCCTTGATGACAGACTGAGAATACAGGCACTTTATG GAGAAAGACAAGATTTTAAACCTTCTCCATCTGTTGTTACACCCACAACTCATCTGTCCCACTCCTCGACCCCAGCTCCTCCAAATCATCCCTATCA CCCACCAGCCTCTGCTGATCGCTGTCAGGGAGGTTATGATGCAGTCGCTAATATCAGAGGAGAGGTTTTATTCTTTAGAG GTCCACACTTTTGGAGAGTACATCATTCAGGCTCATTAATATCCTTGACTCCAGCTCTGATCCACAGCTTCTGGATGGGTTTGCCTCCAGAAACAGCCAAAGTTGATGCAGTATATGAGAGAAGAGATGGACATATTCTCTTCTTTATtg GTAATCAATACTGGGTATTTAGAGACACAGTGTCCCTCCCTGGGTACCCACGACCACTTTCAGAATGGGGTTTACGCTCTTCTGCAGGAGGGCTTCCAGAGAGGGTGGAGGCAGTATTTGTGTGGCCACACAATGGGAAAACGTACCTGTTCAGTGGTGGAGAGTACTGGAGGTTTGATGAGTTGGGAGCAGAGAGGAAGCTGGAAGAGGGGTACCCCAAACCAGCGTCCATTTGGGGAATGCCCTCTCACCCTGATGATATCATTGGATTTGTAGATG GAGACACTTACTTCTTTAAAGAATCAAACTACTGGATTTTAAGAAGAGGTGGTCTGGACCAGGAATCTGCTTCCCCTAAGTCCATTGCTATTGACTGGATGAATTGTGAAGGTCACATTTCAACAAACACACCTGAGATTCCCAGAAGAGACAAAGACTGCACTTGTGTCCAGAGCACAGCAGCTATGATATGtcttttgtcatattttatatatcCAGTTATCACTGGTTGGATATTGGTTATTGTATTTTACtga
- the srrm2 gene encoding serine/arginine repetitive matrix protein 2 isoform X2: MYNGIGLTTPRGSGTNGYVQRNLSSVRVKRTRDERGGERDEKDRERLESQLNRQPNADILEHQRKRQLEVKCAELQDMMEEQGYSAEEIEEKVNTFRLMLQEREEPAPPPTERPAVTETHALAAANQQKNDRLREAFGISSDYVDGSSFHPDRKEREKEKREQERLEREKQQQQKYQIIESENSDSSPERKKNQKKKKKKNKSRESSESPSPSPRREKKKDKKKKKKREESVKSDTESSSDDRETTKRKRKGSDSETPPPSKSRKRQSASSSPARSPSPQRGKRQNKSASRPDEGRKGKSPDRRLCGRSEESPKRIAVRERSPRGSRTPEHSRRDKGREREREVQDKPQRRRPDSSSPSPPPKQQRGRRPRSEEIEKPPQTRRHDSSPSPARKQQRDRRQRSAEKEKPSHLKRHNSLSRSPSPKQQRGKNRGDDERKKKGQRRHDSSSSPSPSPHKDITKRGHSGEKERAVSPRDREKERHGDRARDRQRNSDRDTILSSRKDDRGRESDKGKERVRNRSNESMSPAKRSPYANGRQKERDREPEKEQEEQREKDRRKEEEMKEEALRKARESDREKERNLTRRPEVSRTERKAASSCQPEDRRGARGSEMEQEVAKKDRRMEEDRRPEKSPQGQKEKQMQKEKPGKKDKVKAVSSSSSSSSSGSSSSDSDSSSSSSSSSSSSSSSEDKKKRSSKDSSSAGRSVPNSVIALAIARREKENRGRDGESDEGRKMYPPTQRQSSPPESQRKRDDVDKRQQVMDKEQRPGHSSSPSIRAKDWECGKERYTPTESSSPPPSPPQRGQNRGAPSGDRNTPSEETKSQSRDRGGERYTPSELERESSHPSLGRGRDRQSDRKKDSSPLSPREKGRNDVPQVKPIASRPSPKRTPPRQYQDPQSSRSPSPRRGVRRPSPSRNSSPSRRDRSRERLRERERERFRARPADRDRDHSRERRTRSSRSRSPRRRSPPYRYRYSPSPVRRRRSRSLSREREREREQERRRNRERERQREQEKERERERRTRVPPKDPTPPRRSSSSSSSSSSSSSSSTSPSPQRQMKGVKSTDADKDRSRETDEQTKNNQPERNSKHLSPSPPKETRLPSNQPHHRSRSRERPACLGSPETNPSQSRDPPGDRLKGLPPSSVHEPSTIGKMSVNGKPEKESSGQQQKRSSSSSSSSSSSSSSSSSSSSSSDSSDSEAEKAKGAVKANTSRDAGKMAKNRTSSSSSSSSESEQEDKTKSPPRPKRVPADSLRDSRSLSYSPPARQRRPAHSLPSQRSSRKSRSRSPGSRRRK, encoded by the exons ATGTATAACGGTATCGGTTTGACCACGCCACGAGGCAGTGGCACGAATGGTTACGTTCAGCGGAACCTGTCCAGCGTACGCGTGAAGAGGACCAGGGACGAGCGCGGAGGAGAGCGGgatgagaaagacagagagagactgGAGAGCCAGCTGAACAGACAACCTAACGCTGATATCCTCGAGCACCAGAGGAAGAGACAGCTGGAGGTGAAATGTGCCGAGCTGCAGGACATGATGGAGGAGCAGGG GTACTCAGCAGAGGAGATCGAAGAGAAGGTCAACACCTTCCGCTTGATGCTGCAAGAAAGAGAAGAACCTGCCCCTCCTCCAACAGAGAGGCCAGC CGTGACTGAGACTCATGCACTGGCAGCTGCTAACCAGCAAAAAAATGACCGTCTGAGAGAAGCTTTCGGTATCAGCTCTGACTACGTTGACGGCTCATCCTTTCATCCTGACCGGAAGGAGCGAGAGAAGGAGAAGAGGGAGCAGGAGAGGCTGGAAAGagagaagcagcagcagcagaagtaCCA GATTATTGAGTCCGAAAACTCAGATTCATCTCCTGAGCGAAAAAAGaaccagaagaagaagaaaaagaaaaacaaaagcagaGAAAG CTCTGAGAGCCCCTCACCCTCTCCTCGACGAGAGAAGAAAAaggacaagaagaagaaaaagaaaag GGAGGAATCAGTGAAGAGTGACACAGAAAG TTCATCAGATGACAGAGAAACAaccaaaagaaagagaaaagggaGTGACAGTGAAACTCCTCCTCCCAGTAAGAGCCGAAAACGCCAGAGTGCATCCTCCAGCCCAGCTCGCAG cccATCCCCTCAAAGAGGGAAACGGCAGAATAAATCAGCTTCTCGTCCAGATGAGGGGAGAAAAGGGAAGTCCCCTGACAGAAGGCTTTGTGGCCGTAGTGAGGAAAGTCCAAAAAGGATAGCAGTCAGAGAG AGGTCACCAAGAGGCTCAAGAACGCCTGAGCACAGCAGAAGAGACAAAGGCCGAGAACGTGAAAGAGAAGTGCAAGACAAACCTCAGAGAAGACGACCGGACTCCTCATCACCATCTCCACCACCAAAGCAGCAGCGGGGCAGACGACCACGGAGTGAAGAGATAGAGAAACCCCCTCAGACAAGAAGACATGACTCTTCACCTTCTCCAGCACGCAAGCAGCAGCGAGACCGGCGACAGCGGAGCGCAGAGAAAGAGAAACCCTCTCATTTGAAAAGACACAACTCTTTGTCTCGCTCTCCATCTCCTAAGCAGCAGAGAGGCAAGAACCGAGGGGAcgatgagagaaagaaaaaaggtcAAAGAAGACATGACTCATCCTCGTCCCCATCTCCTTCACCACATAAAGACATAACAAAAAGAGGACAcagtggagagaaagagagagccgTTTCCCCCAGGGACAGGGAAAAGGAGAGACATGGGGACCGagcgagagacagacagaggaatAGTGATAGAGATACAATCCTATCTAGTAGAAAAGATGACAGAGGACGGGAGAGTGATAAAGGAAAGGAGAGAGTACGAAACCGGTCTAATGAATCCATGTCTCCTGCTAAGCGTTCACCTTATGCAAACGGAAGGCAAAAAGAACGAGATCGTGAACCAGAGAAGGAACAAGAAGAACAGCGAGAGAAGGACAGAAGGAAGGAGGAGGAGATGAAAGAAGAGGCTCTGAGAAAAGccagagagagtgacagagaaaAGGAGCGAAACCTCACCAGAAGACCAGAAGTGTCCCGAACAGAAAGGAAGGCCGCCTCTAGCTGTCAGCCTGAGGACAGGCGAGGTGCCAGAGGAAGTGAGATGGAGCAAGAGGTGGCCAAGAAAGACAGGAGAATGGAGGAGGACAGGAGACCTGAGAAGAGTCCTCAAGGCCAGAAGGAGAAACAGATGCAAAAGGAAAAGCCCGGGAAGAAAGACAAAGTGAAAGCtgtgagcagcagcagcagtagtagtagcagtggcagcagcagcagtgacagtgacagctcctcatcttcatcctcctcctcctcttcttcatcatcctcaGAAGATAAAAAGAAGAGAAGTTCAAAAGACAGCAGTTCTGCTGGTAGATCAGTTCCTAATTCTGTCATAGCTCTGGCTATTGCACGCCGAGAGAAGGAGAACCGAGGAAGGGATGGAGAGAGTGATGAAGGCAGAAAGATGTACCCTCCCACACAAAGACAAAGCTCACCTCCTGAGTCTCAAAGGAAAAGGGACGATGTTGATAAGAGACAGCAAGTCATGGACAAAGAGCAAAGGCCTGGCCACTCCTCATCTCCTTCCATCAGAGCTAAAGACTGGGAATGTGGAAAAGAGAGATACACTCCCACTGAGAGTTCAAGCCCTCCTCCTTCGCCCCCCCAGAGAGGCCAGAACAGAGGAGCCCCGAGTGGGGACAGGAACACACCCTCAGAGGAAACCAAATCTCAGAGCAGAGATAGAGGAGGCGAGCGATATACCCCATCAGAGCTGGAACGAGAGTCTTCACATCCCTCACTTGGCAGAGGAAGAGATCGACAAAGTGACCGAAAGAAAGACTCGTCGCCTTTGTCTCCGAGGGAAAAAGGAAGGAACGACGTGCCACAAGTCAAACCGATTGCTTCTCGGCCTTCACCGAAACGCACTCCACCACGACAGTACCAGGACCCACAATCTTCACGCTCTCCCAGTCCGAGACGAGGAGTGAGGAGACCATCGCCTTCACGAAACTCATCCCCTTCCCGACGGGACCGCAGCCGGGAACGcctcagagagcgagagagggagcgATTTAGGGCAAGGCCAGCGGACAGAGATCGAGATCATTCCAGGGAGAGGAGAACAAGGAGCAGCAGATCTAGGAGTCCCCGAAGAAGAAGTCCTCCTTACAG ATATCGTTATTCACCCTCTCCTGTACGTCGGCGCAGAAGTCGTTCACTATCAcgagaaagagaaagggagagagagcaggagaggaggaggaatcgagagcgagagagacagcgtgaacaggagaaagaaagagaacgaGAACGGAGAACGAGGGTGCCACCCAAAGATCCCACTCCTCCACGCCGTTCttcgtcgtcatcatcatcctcttcctccagTTCGTCCTCTTCAACCTCTCCCTCTCCCCAAAGACAGATGAAGGGTGTAAAGTCTACAGATGCAGATAAAGACAGATCAAGGGAAACTGATGAACAGACAAAAAATAACCAACCAGAAAGGAACTCCAAACATCTGTCTCCCTCCCCTCCTAAAGAGACGCGTCTCCCTTCCAACCAACCCCATCATCGCTCTCGCTCCCGTGAACGTCCTGCCTGTTTAGGATCACCAGAGACCAACCCGTCACAAAGCAGGGATCCACCTGGTGACCGATTAAAAGGCCTGCCCCCATCATCTGTCCATGAACCGTCAACGATAGGAAAGATGTCCGTAAATGGGAAACCAGAGAAGGAGAGCTCTGGCCAACAGCAGAAGAGAAGCAGCTCgagctcttcctcttcctcctcctcatcatcctcgtcctcatcttcatcctcatcatcagACAGCTCAGACTCTGAGGCAGAGAAAGCAAAAGG CGCTGTTAAAGCAAATACAAGTAGAGATGCTGGCAAGATGGCGAAAAACAGAACTTCTTCGTCGTCATCTTCCTCATCAGAAAGTGAACAAGAAGATAAgactaaaag TCCTCCGCGGCCCAAGAGAGTGCCAGCAGACTCGCTGAGAGACTCTCGGTCACTCAGTTACTCCCCTCCAGCAAGACAACGAAGACCTGCACATTCTCTACCCTCTCAACG TTCTAGCAGGAAGTCGAGAAGCAGATCTCCAGGCAGTCGGCGGAGGAAATAA
- the srrm2 gene encoding serine/arginine repetitive matrix protein 2 isoform X1 translates to MYNGIGLTTPRGSGTNGYVQRNLSSVRVKRTRDERGGERDEKDRERLESQLNRQPNADILEHQRKRQLEVKCAELQDMMEEQGYSAEEIEEKVNTFRLMLQEREEPAPPPTERPAVTETHALAAANQQKNDRLREAFGISSDYVDGSSFHPDRKEREKEKREQERLEREKQQQQKYQIIESENSDSSPERKKNQKKKKKKNKSRESSESPSPSPRREKKKDKKKKKKREESVKSDTESSSDDRETTKRKRKGSDSETPPPSKSRKRQSASSSPARSPSPQRGKRQNKSASRPDEGRKGKSPDRRLCGRSEESPKRIAVRERSPRGSRTPEHSRRDKGREREREVQDKPQRRRPDSSSPSPPPKQQRGRRPRSEEIEKPPQTRRHDSSPSPARKQQRDRRQRSAEKEKPSHLKRHNSLSRSPSPKQQRGKNRGDDERKKKGQRRHDSSSSPSPSPHKDITKRGHSGEKERAVSPRDREKERHGDRARDRQRNSDRDTILSSRKDDRGRESDKGKERVRNRSNESMSPAKRSPYANGRQKERDREPEKEQEEQREKDRRKEEEMKEEALRKARESDREKERNLTRRPEVSRTERKAASSCQPEDRRGARGSEMEQEVAKKDRRMEEDRRPEKSPQGQKEKQMQKEKPGKKDKVKAVSSSSSSSSSGSSSSDSDSSSSSSSSSSSSSSSEDKKKRSSKDSSSAGRSVPNSVIALAIARREKENRGRDGESDEGRKMYPPTQRQSSPPESQRKRDDVDKRQQVMDKEQRPGHSSSPSIRAKDWECGKERYTPTESSSPPPSPPQRGQNRGAPSGDRNTPSEETKSQSRDRGGERYTPSELERESSHPSLGRGRDRQSDRKKDSSPLSPREKGRNDVPQVKPIASRPSPKRTPPRQYQDPQSSRSPSPRRGVRRPSPSRNSSPSRRDRSRERLRERERERFRARPADRDRDHSRERRTRSSRSRSPRRRSPPYRYRYSPSPVRRRRSRSLSREREREREQERRRNRERERQREQEKERERERRTRVPPKDPTPPRRSSSSSSSSSSSSSSSTSPSPQRQMKGVKSTDADKDRSRETDEQTKNNQPERNSKHLSPSPPKETRLPSNQPHHRSRSRERPACLGSPETNPSQSRDPPGDRLKGLPPSSVHEPSTIGKMSVNGKPEKESSGQQQKRSSSSSSSSSSSSSSSSSSSSSSDSSDSEAEKAKGAVKANTSRDAGKMAKNRTSSSSSSSSESEQEDKTKSPPRPKRVPADSLRDSRSLSYSPPARQRRPAHSLPSQRSSSRKSRSRSPGSRRRK, encoded by the exons ATGTATAACGGTATCGGTTTGACCACGCCACGAGGCAGTGGCACGAATGGTTACGTTCAGCGGAACCTGTCCAGCGTACGCGTGAAGAGGACCAGGGACGAGCGCGGAGGAGAGCGGgatgagaaagacagagagagactgGAGAGCCAGCTGAACAGACAACCTAACGCTGATATCCTCGAGCACCAGAGGAAGAGACAGCTGGAGGTGAAATGTGCCGAGCTGCAGGACATGATGGAGGAGCAGGG GTACTCAGCAGAGGAGATCGAAGAGAAGGTCAACACCTTCCGCTTGATGCTGCAAGAAAGAGAAGAACCTGCCCCTCCTCCAACAGAGAGGCCAGC CGTGACTGAGACTCATGCACTGGCAGCTGCTAACCAGCAAAAAAATGACCGTCTGAGAGAAGCTTTCGGTATCAGCTCTGACTACGTTGACGGCTCATCCTTTCATCCTGACCGGAAGGAGCGAGAGAAGGAGAAGAGGGAGCAGGAGAGGCTGGAAAGagagaagcagcagcagcagaagtaCCA GATTATTGAGTCCGAAAACTCAGATTCATCTCCTGAGCGAAAAAAGaaccagaagaagaagaaaaagaaaaacaaaagcagaGAAAG CTCTGAGAGCCCCTCACCCTCTCCTCGACGAGAGAAGAAAAaggacaagaagaagaaaaagaaaag GGAGGAATCAGTGAAGAGTGACACAGAAAG TTCATCAGATGACAGAGAAACAaccaaaagaaagagaaaagggaGTGACAGTGAAACTCCTCCTCCCAGTAAGAGCCGAAAACGCCAGAGTGCATCCTCCAGCCCAGCTCGCAG cccATCCCCTCAAAGAGGGAAACGGCAGAATAAATCAGCTTCTCGTCCAGATGAGGGGAGAAAAGGGAAGTCCCCTGACAGAAGGCTTTGTGGCCGTAGTGAGGAAAGTCCAAAAAGGATAGCAGTCAGAGAG AGGTCACCAAGAGGCTCAAGAACGCCTGAGCACAGCAGAAGAGACAAAGGCCGAGAACGTGAAAGAGAAGTGCAAGACAAACCTCAGAGAAGACGACCGGACTCCTCATCACCATCTCCACCACCAAAGCAGCAGCGGGGCAGACGACCACGGAGTGAAGAGATAGAGAAACCCCCTCAGACAAGAAGACATGACTCTTCACCTTCTCCAGCACGCAAGCAGCAGCGAGACCGGCGACAGCGGAGCGCAGAGAAAGAGAAACCCTCTCATTTGAAAAGACACAACTCTTTGTCTCGCTCTCCATCTCCTAAGCAGCAGAGAGGCAAGAACCGAGGGGAcgatgagagaaagaaaaaaggtcAAAGAAGACATGACTCATCCTCGTCCCCATCTCCTTCACCACATAAAGACATAACAAAAAGAGGACAcagtggagagaaagagagagccgTTTCCCCCAGGGACAGGGAAAAGGAGAGACATGGGGACCGagcgagagacagacagaggaatAGTGATAGAGATACAATCCTATCTAGTAGAAAAGATGACAGAGGACGGGAGAGTGATAAAGGAAAGGAGAGAGTACGAAACCGGTCTAATGAATCCATGTCTCCTGCTAAGCGTTCACCTTATGCAAACGGAAGGCAAAAAGAACGAGATCGTGAACCAGAGAAGGAACAAGAAGAACAGCGAGAGAAGGACAGAAGGAAGGAGGAGGAGATGAAAGAAGAGGCTCTGAGAAAAGccagagagagtgacagagaaaAGGAGCGAAACCTCACCAGAAGACCAGAAGTGTCCCGAACAGAAAGGAAGGCCGCCTCTAGCTGTCAGCCTGAGGACAGGCGAGGTGCCAGAGGAAGTGAGATGGAGCAAGAGGTGGCCAAGAAAGACAGGAGAATGGAGGAGGACAGGAGACCTGAGAAGAGTCCTCAAGGCCAGAAGGAGAAACAGATGCAAAAGGAAAAGCCCGGGAAGAAAGACAAAGTGAAAGCtgtgagcagcagcagcagtagtagtagcagtggcagcagcagcagtgacagtgacagctcctcatcttcatcctcctcctcctcttcttcatcatcctcaGAAGATAAAAAGAAGAGAAGTTCAAAAGACAGCAGTTCTGCTGGTAGATCAGTTCCTAATTCTGTCATAGCTCTGGCTATTGCACGCCGAGAGAAGGAGAACCGAGGAAGGGATGGAGAGAGTGATGAAGGCAGAAAGATGTACCCTCCCACACAAAGACAAAGCTCACCTCCTGAGTCTCAAAGGAAAAGGGACGATGTTGATAAGAGACAGCAAGTCATGGACAAAGAGCAAAGGCCTGGCCACTCCTCATCTCCTTCCATCAGAGCTAAAGACTGGGAATGTGGAAAAGAGAGATACACTCCCACTGAGAGTTCAAGCCCTCCTCCTTCGCCCCCCCAGAGAGGCCAGAACAGAGGAGCCCCGAGTGGGGACAGGAACACACCCTCAGAGGAAACCAAATCTCAGAGCAGAGATAGAGGAGGCGAGCGATATACCCCATCAGAGCTGGAACGAGAGTCTTCACATCCCTCACTTGGCAGAGGAAGAGATCGACAAAGTGACCGAAAGAAAGACTCGTCGCCTTTGTCTCCGAGGGAAAAAGGAAGGAACGACGTGCCACAAGTCAAACCGATTGCTTCTCGGCCTTCACCGAAACGCACTCCACCACGACAGTACCAGGACCCACAATCTTCACGCTCTCCCAGTCCGAGACGAGGAGTGAGGAGACCATCGCCTTCACGAAACTCATCCCCTTCCCGACGGGACCGCAGCCGGGAACGcctcagagagcgagagagggagcgATTTAGGGCAAGGCCAGCGGACAGAGATCGAGATCATTCCAGGGAGAGGAGAACAAGGAGCAGCAGATCTAGGAGTCCCCGAAGAAGAAGTCCTCCTTACAG ATATCGTTATTCACCCTCTCCTGTACGTCGGCGCAGAAGTCGTTCACTATCAcgagaaagagaaagggagagagagcaggagaggaggaggaatcgagagcgagagagacagcgtgaacaggagaaagaaagagaacgaGAACGGAGAACGAGGGTGCCACCCAAAGATCCCACTCCTCCACGCCGTTCttcgtcgtcatcatcatcctcttcctccagTTCGTCCTCTTCAACCTCTCCCTCTCCCCAAAGACAGATGAAGGGTGTAAAGTCTACAGATGCAGATAAAGACAGATCAAGGGAAACTGATGAACAGACAAAAAATAACCAACCAGAAAGGAACTCCAAACATCTGTCTCCCTCCCCTCCTAAAGAGACGCGTCTCCCTTCCAACCAACCCCATCATCGCTCTCGCTCCCGTGAACGTCCTGCCTGTTTAGGATCACCAGAGACCAACCCGTCACAAAGCAGGGATCCACCTGGTGACCGATTAAAAGGCCTGCCCCCATCATCTGTCCATGAACCGTCAACGATAGGAAAGATGTCCGTAAATGGGAAACCAGAGAAGGAGAGCTCTGGCCAACAGCAGAAGAGAAGCAGCTCgagctcttcctcttcctcctcctcatcatcctcgtcctcatcttcatcctcatcatcagACAGCTCAGACTCTGAGGCAGAGAAAGCAAAAGG CGCTGTTAAAGCAAATACAAGTAGAGATGCTGGCAAGATGGCGAAAAACAGAACTTCTTCGTCGTCATCTTCCTCATCAGAAAGTGAACAAGAAGATAAgactaaaag TCCTCCGCGGCCCAAGAGAGTGCCAGCAGACTCGCTGAGAGACTCTCGGTCACTCAGTTACTCCCCTCCAGCAAGACAACGAAGACCTGCACATTCTCTACCCTCTCAACG CAGTTCTAGCAGGAAGTCGAGAAGCAGATCTCCAGGCAGTCGGCGGAGGAAATAA